A portion of the Micromonospora tarapacensis genome contains these proteins:
- a CDS encoding AAA family ATPase, with protein sequence MNSHEPLTQQEVQGFAALAARLAENVNAVVLGKPQVVRLALTALFAQGHVLLEDVPGVGKTTLARAIAATVKGQWRRIQFTPDLLPSDVSGVTIFNQASRGFEFHPGPVFANIVIADEINRASPKTQSALLEVMEERTVTVDGVRHPVPQPFLVVATQNPVEMDGTYRLPEAQLDRFLVKLSVGYPDESVEVEVLRGATVRSPEALAAVADTATVGEMVRMALRVHIAEPLYAYAVRLAAATRTHPQVRVGVSPRGVIALTRAACAYALIDGRGWIMPEDLKVLTEPVFAHRLLLTPDAQVRGVTAADVLRQAVASVPVPLPSGQPAPAHP encoded by the coding sequence GTGAACAGCCACGAACCGCTCACCCAGCAGGAGGTGCAGGGCTTCGCCGCCCTTGCCGCCCGGCTGGCCGAGAACGTCAACGCGGTGGTGCTCGGCAAGCCGCAGGTGGTCCGCCTGGCGCTGACCGCGTTGTTCGCCCAGGGGCACGTGCTGCTGGAGGACGTACCCGGGGTGGGCAAGACGACCCTGGCTCGGGCGATCGCGGCGACGGTGAAGGGGCAGTGGCGGCGGATCCAGTTCACGCCGGACCTGCTGCCCTCGGACGTGTCCGGGGTGACCATTTTCAACCAGGCCAGCCGGGGGTTCGAGTTCCATCCCGGGCCGGTGTTCGCCAACATCGTCATCGCCGACGAGATCAACCGGGCGTCGCCGAAGACGCAGTCGGCGCTGCTGGAGGTGATGGAGGAGCGGACGGTCACGGTGGACGGGGTGCGTCATCCGGTGCCGCAGCCGTTCCTGGTGGTGGCCACCCAGAATCCGGTGGAGATGGACGGCACCTACCGGCTGCCGGAGGCGCAACTGGACCGGTTCCTGGTGAAGTTGTCGGTGGGATATCCGGACGAGTCGGTGGAGGTCGAGGTGCTGCGTGGGGCGACGGTGCGGTCCCCCGAGGCGCTCGCCGCGGTCGCCGACACCGCCACCGTCGGGGAGATGGTGCGGATGGCCCTGCGGGTGCACATTGCCGAGCCGCTGTACGCGTACGCGGTGCGGCTGGCCGCGGCGACCCGTACCCATCCGCAGGTGCGGGTCGGCGTCAGCCCTCGCGGGGTGATCGCGTTGACCCGGGCGGCGTGTGCGTACGCGCTGATCGACGGGCGTGGCTGGATCATGCCGGAGGATCTGAAGGTTCTCACCGAACCGGTGTTCGCCCACCGGCTGCTGCTCACCCCCGACGCGCAGGTGCGCGGGGTGACCGCCGCGGATGTGCTGCGCCAGGCCGTCGCCTCGGTGCCGGTGCCGCTGCCGTCGGGCCAGCCGGCTCCGGCGCACCCCTGA
- a CDS encoding tetratricopeptide repeat protein, which yields MPHASPLAVAQQRALALRGAGSLDDARDLLTDAVESAPPPFGKDHPDVLSTAHLLARLHREADEPSAARRVLEEAFAAGERRWPHGDPLMLALSFELGSVADELGNRHEARRNYTRVAAAGPAVLGADHPAVRVAREYLGDAAPVPRSSASPARRPESVSRSARGALDEPTVSLAALSTVWKPHDASAAGVPAPATSRYPTPSVPPASGADATGSVHRRQGQEDQTGGLPPAPSADGSGSVAGSPGHPGWARPTVRVQQIDPLLAQEAAAARAGSPPRLPDPTPDTASPVSAPPVSAPPTSAWPVSAPPGTTQPVSAPPGTTQPVSAPPDRPSPPRLPAHHTPAPAVADHFTSTGPTAGLHELTAPLPQPGSTGGQQPGSGPPGQAPTSGPPMVADVSGPVPYAPVSGPPPAGLNSGTGLNSGTGLNSGTGLNSGAGLGSGATPHGPDGGRREPARAYPVGAAAPPYSPHAAPPAWGEPAAQLPGRRLGRRSLRRTRVRW from the coding sequence ACGACGCCCGTGACCTGCTGACCGACGCGGTCGAGTCCGCTCCGCCGCCGTTCGGCAAGGATCATCCGGACGTGCTCAGCACCGCGCATCTGCTGGCTCGGCTGCACCGCGAGGCGGACGAACCGAGCGCGGCCCGCCGGGTGCTGGAGGAGGCTTTCGCCGCCGGGGAGCGCCGGTGGCCGCACGGGGACCCGTTGATGCTCGCGTTGTCTTTCGAGCTGGGGTCCGTCGCGGACGAGTTGGGCAACCGCCACGAGGCGCGTCGCAACTACACGCGCGTGGCCGCCGCCGGCCCCGCCGTGCTCGGCGCCGACCATCCGGCCGTACGCGTGGCGCGGGAGTATCTCGGTGACGCCGCACCCGTCCCGCGGTCCTCGGCCTCTCCTGCTCGCCGGCCTGAGTCGGTGAGCCGGTCGGCGCGGGGTGCGTTGGACGAGCCCACGGTGTCGCTGGCCGCGCTTTCCACCGTCTGGAAGCCGCATGATGCGTCGGCTGCGGGGGTGCCCGCCCCAGCCACCTCGCGCTATCCGACGCCGTCGGTGCCGCCGGCTTCGGGCGCTGACGCGACCGGGTCGGTTCACCGGCGGCAGGGCCAGGAGGACCAGACCGGCGGGCTTCCGCCTGCGCCGTCGGCCGATGGATCGGGGTCGGTCGCCGGGTCGCCTGGGCACCCGGGGTGGGCCCGCCCGACGGTCCGGGTCCAGCAGATCGATCCGCTCCTGGCGCAGGAGGCGGCAGCGGCCCGCGCCGGCAGCCCGCCGCGCCTTCCAGATCCGACCCCCGACACGGCATCCCCGGTGAGCGCACCACCCGTCAGCGCACCACCGACGTCAGCCTGGCCGGTCAGCGCACCACCCGGAACCACGCAGCCCGTCAGCGCACCACCCGGGACCACGCAGCCCGTCAGCGCGCCGCCGGATCGTCCCTCGCCGCCGCGTCTTCCGGCACACCACACCCCAGCGCCCGCCGTTGCGGATCACTTCACATCAACGGGCCCGACGGCGGGTCTGCACGAGTTGACCGCACCGCTGCCCCAGCCAGGATCCACTGGCGGTCAACAACCCGGCAGCGGCCCGCCCGGCCAGGCACCAACGAGCGGGCCACCCATGGTCGCAGACGTCAGCGGACCTGTCCCGTACGCGCCGGTCAGTGGCCCGCCCCCGGCGGGCCTGAACAGCGGGACGGGCCTGAACAGCGGGACGGGCCTGAACAGCGGGACGGGCCTGAACAGCGGGGCTGGCCTGGGTAGCGGGGCCACCCCGCACGGTCCGGACGGCGGGAGGCGCGAGCCGGCCCGTGCCTACCCTGTTGGCGCCGCAGCACCGCCGTATTCTCCGCACGCCGCGCCGCCGGCCTGGGGCGAGCCGGCAGCGCAGCTTCCGGGGCGGCGCCTCGGCCGACGGTCGCTGCGCCGTACCAGGGTCCGCTGGTGA
- a CDS encoding DUF58 domain-containing protein, translating to MGITARGIGLLVAAVLLLGAGFRFAYPELTLLGAAAGTALAVAAAVAARRPRLTVHRQAEPDRVARGEPATMTLTVRNAGRLPAASLLATDRCGDRVVPVPVLRLRAGADTTARYEVPTSRRGVVPVGPLRVTRRDPLGLLVLARSYGGSVPVWVHPRIHPLSAVPTGAGRSLDGRVDAVPHGSITFDSLREYVVGDELRRVHWRTSARVGELMVRENVDTSLPRIVVLVDNRVAAHPERVAGVAESFESACEAAASVVTAAVRDDLPVVLVFVASDPAAEPAGPAGPGRGGAVAQPGGGGSTGGGGATDRHAVGPLDRLAAVSLAGDGTLEAAAARLRRDRLGDTLVVLTGPGGRDDLGHVGALRGAYPSVVVGVFGAAEPTPGGAGLVVVDAVDGAAFAAEWDGVRRW from the coding sequence GTGGGAATCACCGCCCGGGGCATCGGGCTGCTTGTCGCCGCGGTGCTGCTGCTCGGCGCCGGCTTCCGGTTCGCGTACCCGGAGTTGACGCTGCTCGGCGCCGCGGCCGGCACCGCCCTGGCGGTCGCTGCGGCCGTCGCGGCCCGGCGGCCCCGGCTGACCGTGCACCGGCAGGCCGAGCCGGACCGGGTGGCCCGGGGCGAGCCGGCGACGATGACGTTGACCGTGCGCAACGCGGGGCGGCTGCCGGCGGCGAGCCTGCTGGCCACCGACCGCTGCGGAGACCGGGTGGTGCCGGTGCCGGTGCTGCGGTTGCGTGCCGGCGCGGACACCACGGCCCGCTACGAGGTGCCGACGAGCCGGCGGGGGGTGGTGCCGGTCGGGCCGCTGCGGGTGACCCGACGCGATCCGCTCGGTCTGCTGGTGCTGGCCCGTTCGTACGGTGGCAGCGTGCCGGTGTGGGTGCACCCGCGCATTCACCCGTTGAGTGCGGTGCCGACCGGCGCGGGGCGCAGTCTCGACGGGCGGGTCGACGCGGTGCCGCACGGTTCGATCACCTTCGATTCGCTGCGCGAGTACGTCGTCGGTGACGAGTTGCGCCGGGTGCACTGGCGCACCAGCGCGCGCGTCGGTGAGCTGATGGTGCGGGAGAACGTGGACACCAGCCTGCCCCGGATCGTGGTGCTGGTGGACAACCGGGTTGCCGCGCACCCCGAGCGGGTCGCCGGGGTGGCCGAGTCGTTCGAGTCGGCCTGCGAGGCGGCGGCTTCGGTGGTCACCGCGGCGGTGCGGGACGATCTGCCGGTGGTGCTGGTCTTCGTCGCTTCCGATCCGGCGGCGGAACCGGCCGGGCCGGCCGGGCCCGGTCGGGGCGGGGCGGTGGCGCAGCCGGGCGGGGGCGGGTCCACCGGCGGTGGTGGGGCGACGGACCGGCACGCCGTCGGGCCGTTGGACCGGCTGGCCGCGGTGTCGCTGGCCGGTGACGGCACGCTGGAGGCCGCGGCGGCGCGGCTGCGCCGCGATCGGCTCGGCGACACCCTGGTCGTGCTCACCGGGCCGGGTGGCCGCGACGACCTGGGGCACGTCGGCGCGCTGCGGGGGGCGTACCCGTCGGTGGTGGTCGGGGTGTTCGGCGCCGCGGAGCCGACGCCGGGCGGGGCGGGTCTGGTCGTCGTCGACGCCGTCGACGGGGCGGCGTTCGCCGCCGAGTGGGACGGCGTGCGCCGGTGGTGA
- a CDS encoding fibronectin type III domain-containing protein — translation MPGRNRTAVVVAVVAVVVALAAVVGVAVLVLDRRAAPAPRPSPAQAGPPPGDLAMRDDTNTITLTWTDPSDGVVPFVVAGGRVGQPLGMMATVDPGRTSHTVNGLNSRVDYCFAVLAVYDTDRFATSGQVCTSREPTTPN, via the coding sequence GTGCCGGGTCGGAACCGGACGGCGGTGGTGGTGGCGGTCGTCGCGGTGGTGGTCGCCCTCGCCGCGGTGGTCGGGGTGGCTGTGTTGGTCCTCGACCGGCGGGCCGCGCCCGCCCCGCGGCCGTCACCGGCGCAGGCCGGTCCGCCACCGGGCGACCTGGCGATGCGCGACGACACGAACACGATCACGTTGACCTGGACCGACCCGTCGGACGGGGTCGTTCCGTTCGTGGTGGCCGGTGGGCGGGTCGGACAGCCGTTGGGCATGATGGCCACGGTGGACCCGGGCAGGACCAGCCATACGGTGAACGGATTGAATTCCCGGGTGGACTACTGCTTCGCGGTGCTGGCCGTGTACGACACCGACCGGTTCGCCACCTCCGGCCAGGTGTGTACCTCGCGGGAGCCGACCACCCCGAACTGA